One stretch of Cryomorphaceae bacterium 1068 DNA includes these proteins:
- a CDS encoding histidine kinase: protein MTDLTNNHKLAIVNSQNPFRTKKIGRFLLINLALAAGIQLSFCPSCFTDAGIFLKNIDDFVYSFLLSCFLSGGIGFIIEKADKYFPWLDAPFSRLVFDILVVTTYTFVVSLCLATIFSVYVWDYFKLDEVGWEGMVNSTKMPIIIALSITLILTSRSFLMEWRQAAIDAEQMRTERLAWKYQSLKDQLNPHFLFNSLNVLSNLVYEDADQANAFIEKLSKIYRYVLDVQYEELVELDQELAFAKNYLELQELRFGSKISYVIRVNDSVKYAIPPLTLQLLLENAVKHNAATKDKPLIISIIQEDDQLKVTNTFNPRTTEPEESGIGLKNIKERYSFLSNREVVIDQNEALFEVNIPLLTKTLS from the coding sequence ATGACGGATCTCACAAACAACCATAAATTAGCCATCGTGAATAGTCAGAATCCATTTCGTACAAAGAAAATCGGTCGATTTCTCCTGATCAATCTCGCTCTGGCTGCAGGGATCCAACTCAGCTTTTGCCCATCCTGCTTTACAGATGCAGGAATTTTTCTGAAGAATATAGATGACTTTGTCTACTCTTTCCTCTTGTCTTGTTTCCTCAGCGGTGGTATTGGGTTTATTATTGAGAAGGCCGATAAATACTTCCCCTGGCTGGATGCTCCATTCAGCAGGTTGGTTTTCGATATTTTGGTGGTGACTACTTACACTTTTGTAGTTAGTCTTTGTCTGGCAACTATCTTTTCCGTTTACGTATGGGATTACTTTAAATTGGATGAAGTCGGTTGGGAAGGAATGGTGAACTCTACGAAAATGCCCATCATCATTGCATTGAGCATTACATTAATTCTGACCAGTAGAAGTTTTTTGATGGAGTGGAGGCAAGCGGCTATCGATGCTGAGCAAATGAGAACCGAGCGTCTGGCTTGGAAGTATCAAAGCTTGAAAGATCAGTTGAACCCTCATTTTCTCTTCAATTCTCTCAATGTTTTGAGTAATCTCGTTTACGAGGATGCCGATCAGGCCAATGCCTTTATCGAAAAGCTATCGAAGATTTATCGGTATGTACTCGACGTACAATATGAGGAGCTGGTAGAATTGGATCAAGAGTTGGCTTTCGCCAAAAACTACCTCGAACTACAGGAGCTACGCTTTGGCAGCAAAATCAGTTATGTCATTAGAGTTAATGACTCGGTGAAATACGCTATTCCGCCGCTTACCCTCCAGCTGCTATTGGAAAATGCCGTTAAGCACAATGCGGCTACCAAGGATAAGCCACTTATTATTTCCATCATTCAGGAAGACGACCAATTGAAGGTGACCAATACATTTAACCCAAGGACTACTGAGCCTGAAGAGTCAGGAATCGGATTAAAAAACATCAAAGAGCGCTATAGTTTCCTTTCAAATCGGGAGGTGGTGATCGATCAGAATGAAGCGCTATTTGAAGTCAACATACCACTGCTAACCAAAACGCTGTCGTGA
- a CDS encoding LytTR family DNA-binding domain-containing protein: protein MNFLIIEDEEQAAKRLKRLISALVPKAFIHGPCESVKEAVQWFSENPKPDLAFFDIHLADGLSFEIGEKVKVSCPIIFTTAYDQYAIRAFKLNSVDYLLKPIGEDDLSGAIEKFQMHFLNHPVKVFGNDWPEQIKSDYQNKYKKRFVTRVGDRLQTLEVSDANFAYSENKGTYLRSKEGKNYLVDYTLEQVEAMLDPAEFFRLNRKYIARFEAVDEMLSYSNSRLKVTLHDWDDQDIVLSREKTREFKQWLDR from the coding sequence ATGAATTTTCTCATTATCGAAGATGAAGAGCAAGCTGCTAAGCGCTTGAAGCGACTAATTTCCGCGCTGGTGCCTAAGGCCTTTATTCACGGACCTTGTGAATCCGTTAAAGAAGCCGTTCAATGGTTTTCTGAAAATCCAAAACCCGACCTGGCTTTTTTCGATATCCACTTGGCCGATGGATTGAGCTTTGAAATAGGAGAGAAGGTCAAAGTTTCTTGTCCCATCATCTTCACCACAGCTTACGATCAATATGCTATTCGAGCTTTCAAGCTCAATTCGGTCGATTATTTGCTAAAGCCAATCGGCGAAGATGATCTTTCGGGCGCCATCGAAAAATTCCAAATGCATTTTCTCAACCATCCCGTCAAGGTTTTTGGAAATGACTGGCCAGAACAAATCAAGAGCGACTACCAAAACAAGTACAAAAAACGATTTGTAACAAGAGTAGGGGATCGGTTGCAAACCTTGGAGGTGAGTGATGCTAATTTCGCTTACAGCGAGAACAAAGGGACCTATCTCCGTAGCAAAGAAGGAAAAAACTATTTGGTGGACTACACTCTTGAGCAGGTTGAAGCTATGCTCGATCCGGCGGAGTTCTTTCGGTTAAACCGAAAGTACATCGCCCGTTTTGAAGCTGTGGATGAAATGCTCAGTTATTCCAATAGTCGACTCAAGGTGACTCTTCACGATTGGGATGATCAAGATATCGTGTTAAGTCGAGAAAAAACAAGAGAGTTTAAGCAATGGCTGGATCGCTAA
- a CDS encoding MarC family protein, producing MESITGFAILAFTSFFTLINPLGTMPVFMTMTAGLDKHGKKQTALKAVLVAFGALLFFAFTGHLLFKFFGISVDSFRVVGGIIFFMMGYDMLQARLSSVKVRKEDKKSYVTDISVTPLGIPMICGPGSITNMIVLMDLAEGPAQKATLIATVALVLILTLLILVSSSKISEKLGETGNKVLMRMMGLIVMVIAVEFLFSGLRPILVRIIQEGIAA from the coding sequence ATGGAATCTATTACCGGCTTTGCCATTCTGGCCTTTACTTCATTCTTTACGCTCATCAATCCACTGGGTACCATGCCCGTATTTATGACCATGACTGCTGGTCTCGATAAACACGGAAAAAAACAAACGGCATTGAAAGCTGTGTTGGTTGCCTTCGGTGCACTGCTCTTTTTTGCATTTACAGGTCATCTTCTCTTCAAGTTCTTCGGGATTTCGGTAGATAGTTTTCGCGTCGTGGGTGGAATCATCTTCTTCATGATGGGCTATGATATGCTGCAAGCTCGACTTTCTTCGGTGAAAGTGCGCAAAGAGGATAAGAAGTCTTACGTAACCGATATTTCTGTGACGCCTTTAGGCATACCAATGATTTGCGGACCCGGCTCAATCACAAACATGATCGTTTTGATGGATCTCGCCGAAGGTCCTGCTCAAAAAGCAACCTTGATAGCAACTGTAGCGCTGGTTCTTATATTGACGCTTTTAATTCTTGTGAGCTCTTCAAAAATCAGCGAGAAGCTGGGTGAAACCGGCAATAAGGTTTTGATGCGAATGATGGGGCTAATTGTGATGGTGATAGCAGTAGAATTCCTTTTCAGCGGACTTCGACCTATTCTCGTACGGATCATTCAGGAAGGAATTGCGGCTTAG
- a CDS encoding T9SS type A sorting domain-containing protein, producing MKIKIFIFLTGLILVKSASAQIDLIGEYQADQSQLVLVDDNLLKVFTSNYDEGSFTLYNLDNTIYREIDIPQVGISGTHFVYFISRSLFDCDTTTVEYVLYNADMSPMGGVDNRWVRVYREDGTELLYVADATIAGTPTSYSVVNTGWIQNSEMGAVLKIGLVSDFNPLPETHQYYQLCGSVPIMNRSAVMGELTGLWEAGSGSDDRFVIYPNPTESDIIQFELDEYSKGQDGVIRFFNMNGQLVKEEQIYFLDSLQSIDVSDLSFGTYLLNVQLVDGTIVNEKLVKL from the coding sequence ATGAAAATCAAGATCTTTATTTTCTTAACAGGTTTAATCTTAGTCAAATCTGCAAGTGCTCAGATTGATTTAATTGGTGAATACCAAGCAGATCAGTCCCAACTGGTCCTCGTAGATGATAACCTTCTCAAAGTATTTACTTCCAATTATGATGAAGGATCATTTACACTATACAACTTGGACAATACGATTTACCGCGAAATCGACATTCCACAAGTGGGTATCTCAGGTACTCACTTTGTCTATTTTATCTCTAGAAGTCTTTTCGATTGTGACACAACAACAGTCGAGTATGTCCTATACAATGCTGACATGAGCCCCATGGGTGGGGTCGACAACAGGTGGGTAAGAGTGTATCGAGAAGATGGAACTGAATTGCTTTATGTCGCAGATGCTACCATAGCAGGAACCCCTACCTCATACTCTGTGGTGAATACGGGGTGGATTCAGAATAGTGAAATGGGGGCAGTTTTAAAAATCGGTTTGGTAAGTGATTTTAATCCCTTGCCCGAAACTCATCAGTACTATCAGCTCTGCGGAAGCGTACCTATCATGAATCGGTCTGCGGTGATGGGCGAACTGACGGGATTATGGGAAGCAGGTTCTGGATCTGATGACAGATTTGTGATATATCCTAATCCTACAGAATCTGATATTATTCAATTTGAGCTGGATGAGTATTCGAAGGGACAAGATGGTGTCATCCGATTTTTCAATATGAACGGTCAGCTGGTCAAAGAAGAACAGATTTATTTCCTTGACTCGCTCCAAAGCATAGATGTCTCTGACCTGTCATTTGGAACCTATCTCCTCAACGTGCAACTAGTCGATGGAACCATCGTCAATGAAAAGCTAGTTAAGCTCTAA
- a CDS encoding tetratricopeptide repeat protein, whose translation MKRILILFTLVLAAATTFAQSAKRVSAYNYMSDGEFLKAKEPIDEAITDSKTGVDDKTWRYRGQIYTGLAQNDYEGIDKADAIKTAIESFEKAMELDVKNKWKQENLSGLAQAQNLAVNMGIAAYNASEFEKSANLFLVGEEAAANLGVVDTLALYNAGLAAEQAGNFEMALTQYRKATEINYLGAKMYLYMANLYQRQEDTDGYLAIIQEGRKAYPEDADLIVYELNYYLQSKKFDEAKNNLLLAIEKEPDNKQLYFSLGVVYQELGNTEEAVKAYKKAIEIDPEYFDAVYNLGAFYFNNGVEMNNAANEIEDNKAYEAKRAEAKAEFEKGLPHLEKAHQLDPTDVGAMASLQQLYALLEMTDKYQEMKTKLESAKAE comes from the coding sequence ATGAAACGCATTTTGATATTATTTACTCTTGTTTTGGCGGCGGCCACCACATTCGCTCAAAGCGCAAAAAGAGTATCAGCTTACAACTATATGTCTGATGGTGAATTCTTAAAAGCTAAGGAGCCCATCGATGAAGCCATTACTGATTCCAAGACAGGTGTAGACGACAAGACTTGGAGATACCGAGGTCAGATTTATACCGGTTTAGCTCAAAACGATTACGAGGGAATTGACAAGGCAGACGCCATCAAAACAGCCATTGAGTCTTTTGAAAAGGCGATGGAACTTGATGTAAAGAACAAATGGAAGCAGGAAAACCTTTCCGGTTTGGCACAAGCACAAAACCTTGCCGTGAACATGGGAATCGCTGCTTACAATGCCTCTGAATTCGAAAAGTCCGCTAATCTCTTTTTGGTGGGGGAGGAAGCTGCAGCAAATCTAGGGGTAGTAGATACTCTCGCTTTATACAATGCAGGATTGGCAGCAGAACAAGCAGGTAATTTTGAAATGGCTTTGACTCAGTATCGCAAGGCCACGGAAATCAATTATTTAGGAGCAAAAATGTATCTCTACATGGCGAACTTGTACCAGCGTCAAGAGGATACGGATGGTTACCTCGCCATAATTCAGGAAGGGAGGAAAGCGTATCCGGAAGATGCCGACTTGATCGTTTACGAATTGAATTATTATCTGCAGAGTAAGAAGTTTGACGAAGCGAAGAACAACCTGCTTTTGGCCATCGAAAAAGAGCCGGATAATAAGCAGTTGTATTTCTCACTTGGTGTGGTTTACCAGGAGCTTGGAAATACCGAAGAAGCAGTGAAAGCTTATAAAAAGGCTATTGAAATCGATCCTGAATACTTTGATGCAGTTTACAACTTGGGCGCTTTCTACTTCAACAATGGTGTAGAAATGAACAATGCCGCAAACGAAATTGAAGACAATAAGGCTTACGAAGCGAAGAGAGCAGAGGCTAAAGCGGAATTTGAAAAAGGTCTACCGCATTTAGAGAAGGCTCATCAATTGGACCCGACTGATGTAGGTGCTATGGCTTCTTTACAACAATTGTACGCTCTCTTGGAAATGACCGACAAGTACCAAGAGATGAAAACAAAGCTTGAATCGGCGAAAGCTGAATAA
- a CDS encoding peptide-methionine (S)-S-oxide reductase produces MSPIIGLGGSCHWCTEGIFGSVIGVEKVRQGWISAAAPHNSFSEAILFEFDPQRISLPNLIAIHLHSHSCTSAHCMRKKYRSAIYVFSADQELSCLQALKNLQAEFDEKIITEVLYFKDFRLNSEEYRDYYHNNPEKPFCQKFIEPKLNRLLEKYSSSFKRKRTAQLDSSSIYQRP; encoded by the coding sequence ATGAGCCCAATCATTGGGCTAGGAGGGAGCTGTCATTGGTGTACGGAAGGGATTTTCGGTTCAGTTATCGGGGTCGAAAAGGTCCGGCAAGGCTGGATATCAGCAGCTGCACCGCATAATTCATTTTCAGAAGCGATCTTATTTGAGTTCGATCCTCAACGAATTTCATTGCCTAATTTGATAGCCATTCATTTGCACTCGCATAGCTGTACCAGTGCGCACTGTATGCGAAAAAAATACCGATCGGCAATTTATGTGTTCAGTGCTGATCAGGAATTGTCATGCCTTCAAGCGCTGAAAAATCTTCAAGCCGAATTTGACGAAAAGATTATTACCGAAGTGCTGTATTTCAAAGATTTCAGATTGAATTCAGAGGAGTATCGGGATTATTACCACAACAATCCAGAGAAGCCTTTTTGCCAAAAGTTTATCGAACCGAAGTTGAATAGATTGTTGGAAAAATATTCGAGTAGCTTTAAGAGAAAAAGAACAGCTCAGTTAGATAGTAGTTCTATATATCAAAGGCCGTAA
- the msrA gene encoding peptide-methionine (S)-S-oxide reductase MsrA has translation MENTKKVYLAGGCFWGVEDLFRVRPGIIDTEVGYLGGSNDHPTYRNHPGHAEGIEIVYDPTVTDYEAILDYFFRIHDPTTVDRQGNDRGSSYRSAVFFQNEEEKKTADDFIQVVNESNRWPSKVVTTLEPFTKFWPAEPEHQDYLVRIPNGYTCHFERFGPYERAL, from the coding sequence ATGGAGAATACAAAAAAGGTATACCTGGCAGGTGGTTGTTTCTGGGGAGTAGAAGATCTCTTTAGAGTTCGTCCCGGTATAATCGATACCGAAGTGGGTTACCTAGGTGGTAGCAACGATCATCCCACCTACAGAAATCATCCTGGGCATGCCGAGGGGATAGAAATTGTATACGACCCCACTGTGACTGATTACGAAGCAATCCTAGATTATTTCTTTCGTATTCATGATCCTACGACGGTTGATCGCCAGGGGAATGACCGTGGCTCAAGCTACCGATCAGCTGTATTCTTCCAAAATGAAGAAGAGAAAAAGACTGCTGATGATTTCATTCAAGTAGTAAACGAGTCAAACAGGTGGCCTTCAAAAGTGGTTACTACATTAGAGCCTTTTACCAAGTTTTGGCCTGCCGAGCCAGAGCATCAGGACTATCTGGTACGTATTCCCAATGGTTATACCTGTCATTTCGAACGATTTGGCCCTTATGAAAGGGCTTTATAA
- a CDS encoding cold shock domain-containing protein → MGRSHESFSKREKEKKKQKRKEDKLKRKEERKEEGATSFDDMIAYVDENGRIVDTPPDPAEKEEIEAEDIVLGIPKKSESDEVMVNEGTVSFFDESKGFGFIKVKGSQESLFTHVSRHEDEIKEGNKVSFDVEPGDRGPVAVNVRIMK, encoded by the coding sequence ATGGGTAGATCACACGAATCCTTCAGCAAGAGGGAAAAAGAAAAAAAGAAACAGAAGCGAAAAGAAGACAAGCTAAAGCGTAAAGAAGAGCGCAAAGAAGAAGGAGCGACTAGTTTTGACGACATGATTGCGTATGTAGACGAAAACGGAAGAATCGTAGATACGCCACCGGATCCGGCAGAGAAGGAAGAAATCGAAGCCGAAGATATCGTTCTCGGTATTCCGAAAAAGAGCGAAAGTGATGAAGTAATGGTCAATGAAGGAACTGTATCGTTCTTTGATGAGTCTAAAGGATTTGGATTTATTAAAGTCAAAGGTTCTCAAGAAAGCCTCTTCACACACGTATCCAGACACGAAGACGAAATCAAAGAAGGAAACAAAGTTTCATTTGACGTTGAACCGGGAGACAGAGGTCCCGTAGCGGTCAATGTTCGAATTATGAAATAA
- a CDS encoding CBS domain-containing protein — MVKSFTGVRKAPKKEIQQIKAEDFMTAKLVTFHPDQHMGEVFKKLLDKNISGGPVLDDNGNLVGIISEGDCLKEVVKGKYNNSPNKVGTVGDLMAKEVHTIPPDMPILDVANKFLTLKVRRFPIMSDGKLVGQISQRDVMRAVSELKNETW, encoded by the coding sequence ATGGTCAAAAGTTTTACCGGAGTACGTAAAGCTCCAAAAAAGGAAATCCAACAAATTAAAGCCGAAGACTTTATGACGGCAAAACTAGTTACGTTTCATCCTGATCAGCATATGGGTGAGGTTTTTAAGAAACTATTGGATAAGAATATTTCCGGTGGCCCCGTACTTGATGATAACGGGAATCTCGTTGGAATCATATCCGAAGGTGACTGCCTGAAAGAAGTTGTAAAAGGGAAATACAACAATTCGCCAAATAAAGTCGGTACAGTAGGGGACTTGATGGCGAAAGAAGTTCATACCATTCCGCCTGATATGCCGATCTTGGATGTAGCTAATAAATTTTTAACGCTTAAGGTTAGGCGGTTTCCAATTATGAGTGACGGGAAATTAGTAGGCCAAATCAGCCAAAGAGATGTAATGCGTGCCGTAAGCGAATTGAAAAACGAAACTTGGTAA
- a CDS encoding DUF2147 domain-containing protein: MKSLLSLVFAFAFSTLFAQSADDVLGLWLVQDKDAYVRIFKKDGKYFGRVTWLEEPYDENGKPITDPNGEPILEMEVVSGFVFEEDEWVDGTVYDAEIGKTYHGSMEMEDHDTLNLRGSLDSFGLLGRTETWTRLKERGNK; the protein is encoded by the coding sequence ATGAAATCATTATTGAGTCTCGTTTTTGCCTTTGCTTTCTCTACCCTATTCGCTCAAAGTGCGGATGATGTTTTAGGTCTTTGGTTGGTTCAAGACAAAGATGCTTATGTGCGCATCTTCAAAAAGGACGGAAAGTACTTTGGGCGAGTAACATGGCTAGAAGAGCCATATGACGAAAACGGTAAACCCATTACCGACCCTAATGGGGAGCCCATTCTCGAAATGGAGGTAGTTAGTGGTTTTGTTTTTGAAGAGGACGAATGGGTAGACGGAACGGTTTACGATGCAGAAATTGGAAAGACGTATCACGGATCTATGGAGATGGAGGATCACGATACACTCAACCTTCGCGGAAGCTTGGATTCATTCGGGCTCCTGGGCAGAACTGAAACATGGACAAGACTCAAAGAGAGAGGCAATAAATGA
- a CDS encoding gliding motility-associated C-terminal domain-containing protein — protein sequence MKNQISKAFGVFVFMMCTPFFSMAAHITGGDFTVRHIEGNTFEATLTLYRDCASGGADFDPVVEITVFDALTNEHLTALDFVFDGFETVVPELGNSCFVPDVCLEIGIYQTQFELPDNPNGYYLSKERCCRNNLSLNLDGNDLGFVFTVDVPDPVLQNSTPEFGEYPSEAYLCVNGENIIDFGATDTDGDSLVYSFTEPFNGESSFFAPNPPVASSKPYSTIFWAPGFSTDDQVGGATPITINPETGLIIAQPDQVGVFTVAVQVQEFRDGVLIGTVRRELQLTSTVCVLDLPSVINTPNGDTIFDVLANTEICVPIVVTDPNLGDTLFLQGEGSILDGTVIPQANFPDANGFSTIEQDFCWSPVCENLQDDLYMVTLTAFSLGCANEVLITEQNIYFNVILEDDESTLLEEPLEGEVTIDLYDPSTHCFNFVFVDPNEADTLIVNPSSEIFDLSNVTELEPEIDQSDVTLPFCWNVICEDVSDEPYFIDFEVIATNCEVQDTVNFSVPIEVVVPPDEPATFVQPFDTIFWEFYSTDTFCMPVTFVDPNFFDTLEVTATSEIFNLPDNPASLDTLEGLIQLNGNLCWAPKCSDVRPEPYLINFTGTSESCKTNEVVEKTVVLYLSLPPESPPVFELPLFGFEVDHSVGDEPIDFSVSVTDVNPYDTLTLTAQGSVFTEVTNLALFEGFLVNTEAVFGQFTWVPDCPDVEVDPYLVTFTVVSSSCQKSVTRTFEVPISVTTPTMGIIEPIQNIYTPNGDGLNDVWTIENKDDPCLLNFNSVVYDRWGKEVFQTNDPAFIWEGDYGNGNDAGEGQYFHTIEFFYKDSGQSYNGTITLSR from the coding sequence ATGAAAAACCAAATTTCCAAAGCTTTTGGGGTGTTCGTCTTTATGATGTGCACCCCTTTTTTTTCAATGGCAGCGCATATCACGGGTGGTGATTTTACCGTAAGGCATATTGAAGGAAACACATTTGAAGCAACCTTGACTCTTTACCGAGACTGTGCCTCGGGTGGTGCCGATTTTGACCCTGTTGTGGAGATTACTGTCTTCGACGCATTAACAAATGAGCATCTCACTGCTTTGGATTTTGTTTTTGACGGGTTTGAAACAGTCGTTCCTGAACTTGGTAATTCTTGTTTTGTACCTGACGTTTGTTTAGAAATCGGGATTTATCAAACTCAATTTGAATTGCCCGACAATCCGAATGGATATTACCTATCGAAGGAGAGATGTTGCAGAAATAATCTCAGTTTGAATCTTGATGGAAATGATCTTGGTTTTGTATTCACAGTAGATGTTCCCGACCCTGTATTGCAAAACTCAACTCCCGAATTCGGAGAGTATCCTTCAGAAGCTTACCTCTGCGTAAATGGTGAAAACATTATTGACTTTGGAGCTACAGACACCGATGGTGATTCTTTGGTTTACTCATTTACTGAGCCATTCAATGGAGAGTCGAGCTTTTTTGCGCCGAACCCGCCCGTTGCGAGTTCAAAGCCATATTCTACCATATTTTGGGCTCCGGGTTTTTCTACCGATGACCAAGTCGGGGGTGCAACACCAATTACCATAAACCCTGAGACCGGCTTAATTATCGCTCAACCTGATCAGGTCGGTGTATTTACAGTTGCAGTTCAGGTTCAGGAATTTCGAGATGGAGTGTTAATCGGTACCGTGAGAAGAGAGCTGCAGCTCACATCAACTGTTTGTGTTCTAGACTTACCGTCTGTAATTAACACCCCGAATGGTGATACCATTTTTGATGTCTTAGCCAATACGGAAATTTGTGTACCAATCGTTGTTACCGATCCAAATCTAGGAGACACTTTGTTCCTGCAAGGAGAGGGGAGTATCCTCGATGGTACAGTAATTCCTCAGGCCAATTTCCCTGATGCAAATGGCTTTTCTACTATCGAGCAAGACTTCTGTTGGTCCCCTGTTTGTGAAAACCTGCAGGACGATCTTTATATGGTCACACTCACGGCTTTTTCCCTTGGATGCGCAAACGAGGTATTAATTACAGAGCAAAACATCTATTTCAACGTCATTTTGGAGGATGATGAGTCTACCTTGCTCGAAGAGCCACTGGAAGGTGAAGTGACCATAGATCTTTATGATCCCTCCACTCACTGCTTCAACTTTGTCTTTGTTGACCCCAACGAAGCCGATACATTAATTGTCAATCCTAGCTCAGAGATTTTTGATTTATCAAATGTGACGGAACTGGAACCTGAAATTGATCAAAGTGACGTTACACTGCCTTTTTGCTGGAACGTGATATGCGAAGATGTCAGTGACGAACCTTATTTTATTGATTTTGAAGTAATCGCCACCAACTGTGAAGTTCAGGACACGGTTAATTTTTCAGTTCCTATTGAAGTCGTTGTCCCTCCCGATGAGCCCGCCACATTTGTTCAACCCTTTGACACGATTTTCTGGGAGTTTTACTCTACGGATACCTTCTGTATGCCCGTCACTTTTGTTGACCCCAATTTCTTTGATACACTCGAGGTGACGGCGACATCTGAGATTTTCAACCTTCCTGACAACCCTGCTTCACTTGATACGCTTGAAGGGCTGATACAGCTTAACGGAAACTTGTGCTGGGCTCCGAAATGCTCAGATGTTCGACCTGAGCCTTACCTGATCAATTTCACAGGGACGTCTGAAAGCTGTAAGACCAACGAAGTCGTTGAGAAGACAGTGGTGCTTTATCTTAGCCTACCTCCTGAGTCCCCACCTGTATTCGAGCTGCCGCTTTTTGGATTCGAAGTGGATCATAGCGTGGGTGATGAGCCAATTGATTTCAGTGTGTCAGTAACAGATGTAAATCCATACGATACATTGACTTTAACGGCTCAAGGGTCTGTCTTCACAGAGGTCACTAATTTGGCATTGTTTGAGGGTTTTTTGGTAAACACTGAAGCCGTATTTGGTCAATTCACTTGGGTGCCAGATTGTCCCGATGTAGAGGTTGATCCTTACTTGGTTACTTTTACCGTAGTGTCTAGTAGTTGTCAGAAGTCCGTTACCAGAACGTTTGAAGTCCCTATATCCGTGACAACACCTACTATGGGCATCATCGAACCCATTCAAAATATTTATACGCCAAACGGCGATGGACTCAACGATGTTTGGACCATTGAAAATAAAGACGATCCATGTCTTCTCAATTTCAATAGCGTAGTATATGATCGTTGGGGGAAAGAAGTTTTTCAGACCAATGATCCCGCATTTATCTGGGAAGGGGATTATGGAAATGGAAATGATGCCGGTGAGGGTCAATATTTCCACACCATAGAGTTTTTCTACAAAGATTCGGGTCAGAGCTACAATGGTACAATTACCCTTAGTCGATAA